From the Micromonospora echinofusca genome, the window CCCGCTGACCGCACCGAAGCTGGCGATGCCCCGCCTGCTGGGAGTGGTGGAGCAGATCCGGCGCGGCGACGCGGCGGCGCGGGCCGCACGGCGGGCGCCGGCCGTGGTCCGGGGCGGGGTGGGGCGCACCGGTCCGGCGCCGGTGCTCTCCCACAGCGACGCGATCGCCGTGCTCCAGCAGGCGGTCCGGGACCGGGCGCTGGTCTGGGTGGGTTACGTCGACGCGCACGGGGCGACCGCGTCCCGGCTCGTCCGGCCGGTCTCCATGGGCGCGGGCTACCTGCGCGCCGAGGACGACCGCACGGAGATGCTGCACACCTTCGCCCTGCACCGGATCACGGCGGCGGTGCTGGAGGACTGAGCGGGTCGGGTCAGCGGCGGCTGCGGCGTACCGTGCCGACGACGGAGACGATCAGCAGGAGCGTGAACCCGGCGCCGGCGGACTCGCCGACCGAGTCGACGAAGCCCTGTTCGAGCACCAGCCAGCCGAAGAGGAACCAGCCGACGAGCACCACCGCCGCCATCGCGTACGCGACCACGGTGGCGGTGGAGACCTCCTCGACGGGCGACCGGTCGTGCGCGGGACTGTGCTCCGGGATCACTTCTCGGTCGACCGTCATTCCCAGCCTCCCCGTCCGGTTCGACGCCTGACGTCCAGCGTGACACCGCCGTGGCGCGAGTGACAGGGGATAAAGCCCGGATCGGACGAGTTGTGCGATGTCTCAGAGGCGTGTCGGGGCGGTTCAGGTGCCCCGGGCGGCTCAGGTGCCGGGGCGCCGCCCGACCAGCACGACCTTGCTGCCCACCTTGCCCAGCTCCCAGAAGCGGACGGCGTCGCCGGGGAGCAGGTTGACGCAGCCGTGCGAGCCGATCGACTTCTCGTGCAGGTAGGTGGTGGTCTGGTGGAAGCCCATGCCCCGGGTGAAGTGCTGCCAGTACGGCAGCCACACCTCGTACGGGTCGGACCACTCCTTGACGTTGCGGTAGTTGATCGTGAACGTGCCGGCCGGGGTGCGGTAGCCGGGCATGCCGGTGCGGGTGACGGTCGGCTTGACGAGCACCCTGCCGTTGCGCATGACCCAGGTGGTCTGCCGGGTCAGGTCGATGCAGAAGGTGGTGCCCGAGCCGGCCCGGCAGCGCGCCGTGTCGGTGGTGGCGAGCCGCTTAGCCACGTCGTGGGTCGTGGGGCCGGCGCGGCCGTGGGCGGGGCGGATGTCGTACCGCTTCTGGAACTTCTTGATGGCCGCGCAGTCGGCGGCGGACTGGCGGCCGTCGACGGTCACCCGCCCGAACCCGCCCAGCCGGGCGAGGTACGCCTCCACCGCGCGCTGGTGCTCGCCCTGCGGGCAGCCGGCGGCGGACGGCGACGTGGTGGGTCTCGTCGCGGGGCGCGTCGGCTTCACCGTGGGGCGCGTCGGTGCCGGCGTGCCCCGCGTCGGCTTGACCTTGGGCTTCGGCGGCGCCGTGCTCGGCCGCGCCCGCTGGTCCGGCCCGGGCGCACCGCTCGCCCCCGTTACCCGCTCCGCAGCCCCGGCCGCGACGGGTCCCCCGCCCCCGCCGCCGTCGGCCTGCGGATCGAACGTGCACGCACCGGCACCGACCAGCGTGACCACTGCCAGAGCGACGAGCCGGCTGCTGATCCGGACGTGTTTCATGCTGCCTCCCTGACAGGTGTCCCCTTTGCTAGACGTTGCGAGTGCCGCTCCGGTTGCTCCAGGTGAGCAGATTTTTCTGCCGTCACCCGGGTGCGTGCAACACTGGTGGGTCGGCCTGGGCGGGTCAGTCGCCTCCCGGACAGCCGGCGACCCGAGGCGGAGGAGAGGCACTGGCGTGAGCGGTGGACCCCTGATCGTGCAGTCGGACAAGACCCTGCTGCTGGAGATCGACCACCCCGACGCGCAGGCGTGCCGGATGGCCATCGCGCCCTTCGCCGAGCTGGAGCGCTCCCCCGAGCACGTGCACACCTACCGGCTGACCCCGCTCGGGTTGTGGAACGCGCGCGCCGCCGGCCACGACGCCGAGGGCGTGGTCGACTCCCTGATCAAGTACTCGCGCTACCCGGTGCCGCACGCGCTGCTGGTCGACGTGGCCGAGACGATGGACCGGTACGGCCGCCTCCAACTCGCCAACGACCCGGCGCACGGCCTGGTGCTGCGGGCACTGGACCGGGTGGTGCTGATCGAGGTAGCGAAGAGCAAGAAGCTCGCCGGGATGCTCGGCGCGAAGCTCGACGACGACACGATCGCGGTGCACCCGTCGGAGCGCGGCCGGCTCAAGCAGGCACTGCTCAAGCTGGGCTGGCCGGCGGAGGACCTGGCCGGCTACGTCGACGGCGAGGCGCACCCCATCGAGCTGGCCGAGGCCGGCAAGGACGGCGGGAAGCCGTGGACGCTGCGGTCGTACCAGCGGGAGGCCGTGGAGGCGTTCTGGGCCGGCGGGTCGGGCGTCGTGGTGCTGCCGTGCGGCGCCGGCAAGACGCTGGTCGGGGCGGCGGCGATGGCCGAGGCGAAGGCGACCACGCTGATCCTCGTCACGAACACGGTCGCCGGGCGGCAGTGGAAGCGCGAGCTGATCGCGCGCACGTCGCTGACCGAGGAGGAGATCGGCGAGTACTCGGGCGAGCGCAAGGAGATCCGCCCGGTCACCATCGCCACGTACCAGGTGCTCACCTCGCGCAAGAAGGGCGCGTTCACCCACCTGGACCTGTTCGGGGCCCGCGACTGGGGCCTGGTCGTCTACGACGAGGTGCACCTGCTGCCCGCGCCGATCTTCCGCTTCACGGCGGACCTCCAGGCCCGCCGCCGGCTGGGCCTCACGGCGACTCTGGTACGCGAGGACGGCCGCGAGGGCGACGTGTTCAGCCTGATCGGCCCGAAGCGGTACGACGCGCCGTGGAAGGACATCGAGCAGCAGGGCTGGATCGCCCCGGCCCAGTGCACCGAGGTACGCGTGACCCTCACCGACGCGGAGCGCATGTCGTACGCGACGGCGGAGGCCGAGGAGCGCTACCGGATGGCGGCGACCGCCCGCACGAAGCTGCCCGTGGTGAAGGCGCTGGTGGACCGGCACCCGGACGAGCAGGTGCTCGTCATCGGCGGCTACATCGACCAGCTCCACCAGCTCGGCGAATACCTGGACGCCCCGATCGTGCAGGGCTCGACCACCAACAAGGAACGCGAGCGGCTCTTCGACGCGTTCCGCTCCGGCGAGGTACGCACGCTGGTCATCTCGAAGGTCGGCAACTTCTCCATCGACCTGCCCGAGGCGGCCGTGGCGATCCAGGTGTCGGGCACGTTCGGGTCACGGCAGGAGGAGGCGCAGCGGCTGGGGCGGGTGCTGCGTCCCAAGGCCGACGGCCGCCAGGCGCACTTCTACACGGTCGTCTCCCGCGACACCATCGACACCGAGTACGCGGCCCACCGGCAGCGCTTCCTGGCCGAGCAGGGGTACGCGTACACGATCGTCGACGCCGACGACGTGCTCGGCCCGAAGCTACCCACGGTCGACTGACAGTTCTGCGGTCAGGCGGCTCGGAGCTTGCGGAGGACGTACTGGTTGAGGCTCATCCCGTCCTCGGCTGCCTGGATGGCGAGTTCCCGGTGCAGACTCTCTCCGACACGCAGGTTGAACTTGCCTGAATAGCTACGCTCGGCGAACGGCTGCGGCACCGCTTCGCCCTGCTCCTGCATGTCCTCAATCACCTCGCGCAACAGGTCCTGAAGCCCCTGCAGAGCCTCGATCTGGGAGGAAGCCAGCCAGGAGAGTGAGGGAAACTCGGCGCATGTGGCGACGAACTCGCGGTCCTCGGCGGACCAGGTGACGCGGTAGGTGTAGTGGGTGATCTCGGGACGGGGATCGGTTTGCATCACATGGCCTCCTTCTTGTCGATCGCCTTGAGCACCTGCCCGGACCTGGTACGCCTTCGCCTTACCCTTGTCGTTCTGAATGTTCACACGTGGGTCGCCGGCCCAGGGCGTCTTGAACACCGCGTGAGAGCTGCCAGCTTGGCGCGGCTTCCCGAAGTAGTGTTCGCATGCCCGGTAGAGATCGTTGCAAGCGATGTTCTGCTGGCTTGTCCGCATCGCTGCAACGACCTTGTCTATGGACGCCACGCGGCCGATGGTACTGCGGGCGGTACCATAATCGCAAGCACCTCACGGTGTACGGGCACCAGGGAGTGGGACAACCAGGACAGCGCCCAAGCGGTGCTCGGGGTCATACGCGGCCGCACTCGAACGCTTCCCGAACGCACTGGAGTCCTCGCTCCGGTCCCTGCCCTGGCTCTATCCCGATCGCGGGGAGGACTTCCCGGACCAGCCGAGCAGCAACCATGTTGCGGTGATCACCATCAACACCAGAGCGGGACCGGCCACGACCTCCGTCACGACAGCCCAGGCCGGAAACGGGCCACCGTCGTTCGGGACGCTCACGAGAAAGCCGCCATATGCGGACCGGACGAGGATCGGACCGGTCCACAGATGAAGCAGGGCGCGGCCGGGCCTGACCCGATGACGAACCAGCAGCCCACCGGCGGCGAACAGAACGGCCGCGCCGGTCACCGAGGTGACCACCAGCATCAGCAGCAGGACGACATCCATTCCGCCGCCGTACATCGCCTCCGCGTCAAGCGCGTCACGAAGGACGATGCGGGCTCCGCTCGCTGATTGCGCAAGACCCAACGCACCACCAGCGAACAGCAGGAGGGAAGGACGCACGGGGCACGCTATCAAGCTGGACGGGGAACGAATCGCGTCCATGTGGACGGGAATTCCGGCTCACCGGCTCAGGACGGTCTCCCGTTCCATGTGGGACAGCTTCTCGGGATTGCGTACGGCGTAGATCCCGGTGATGAGGCCGCCGTCGACGCGCACGGCCAGGACCGTGTCCATCTCGCCCTTGAGGTGGAGGATCAGCGCCGGGTGGCCGTTGACCTGTGCCGGCCGCCACGACGTGGTGCCCGCGACCTTGCCCCATCCGCCGGCCAGCAGGCGGGCCACCTTGTCGGCTCCGAGGATGGGCCGCAGGACTGCCTGCTTGATGCCGCCACCGTCGCCGAGCAGGACCACGTCCGGCGCGAGGATGTCGAGCAGGCTCTGCAGGTCGCCGGTCTCGACCGCCCGCTGGAACGCGTCGAGCGCGTACCGGGTCTCGGCCGCGGAGACGACGCGGCGGGGCCGGCGCGCCGCGACGTGTGCCCGTGCCCGGTGGGCGATCTGCCGGACAGCGGCGGGGTTCTTGTCGACGGCTTCGGCGATCTCGTCGTACCCGAGGTCGAACACCTCGCGCAGCACGAACACCGCCCGTTCGGTCGGTGCCAGCGTCTCCAGCACCAGCAGCATCGCCATCGAGACGCTGTCGGCCAGCGCGACGTCCTCGGCGACGTCCGGAGCGGTGAGCAGCGGCTCGGGCAGCCAGGGGCCGACGTAGGACTCCCTGCGGCGGCTGAGCGTACGCAGTCGGCCGAGTGCCTGACGGGTGGTGACGCGGACCAGGTAGGCGCGCTGGTCCCGGACCGTGCCCAGGTCGACGCCCGCCCACCGCAGCCAGGTCTCCTGGAGGACGTCCTCCGCGTCGGCGGCCGAGCCGAGCATCTCGTACGCGACGGTGAAGAGCAGGTTGCGGTGGGCGAGGAACGCCTCGGTGGCCGGGTCCGGGCGATCGTCGGCAGCGGTCTGCGGCGTACCCACCATGGGTGCCTCCTGTTCCCTCGCGACTGCGTCACCCATCAGATGCCGGACCGGGCCGTTCTGTGACACCTCCGGCTGTGGCAGTCGTCACCCCGGCCGCGCCGTCACGCGGCGCTGCACGCCGGCATCTCGTGTCCGTCCAACCGAACCCCAGGAGTGAAGGACGGAAGCATGGACGCCCGATTCAACTTGTTCGACAACGAGGTCGCCGGGAAGTTCGCCAAGCGGTTCGCGAACGCCGGCCTGGTGATCCAGCAGTCGCCGCTGCCCAAGGCCACGCAGGAGCTGGTGTCGCTGCGGGCCAGCCAGATCAACGGCTGCGGCTGGTGCATCGACATGCACACCAAGGAGGCCGCGGCGGCCGGCGAGAGCGCGGTCCGGCTCAACCTGGTCGCCGCCTGGCGCGAGTCCACCGTCTTCACCGAGGCCGAGCAGGCCGCGCTGGCGCTCGCCGAGGAGGGCACCCGGCTCGCCGACGCCTACCAGGGCGTGTCCGACGAGACCTGGGCCGAGGTACGCAAGCACTACGACGACGACCAGGTCGCCGCGCTGGTCGCGCTGGTCGCCCTGATCAACGCGGCCAATCGCCTCGCCGTGATCGTGCATCAGCGGGGCGGTTCCTACCAGCCGGGCATGTTCGCCGCCGCGTTCGACTGAATCGAGATCCGGCCCGGCCCGGGATCAGCCGGTCCGGGCCGACGGTGGCGGCCGGTCGACGACCGGCCGCCACCCGCGCACTGCGTCAGCCGGCGCCGCCGGCCCGGAACGCGACCCAGGCGTCGCTCATCCGGTCCGCCTGGCCCGGCGTGAACATGTTCATGCAGGAGTCCTGCGTGTAGTCCATGAAGTTGTGGATCGGGTCCAGCCCGGGTGCGGTGCAGGTGTCCGCGCCGACCGGGCAGTTGAACTGCGGCGTCGCCTCGCGCGGGGTGTCCGCGACGAAGTCGCCGGAAGCCGAGCAGCCGTGCGCGAAGGTGTGCTCCAGCATCAGCCAGTGCCCGACCTCGTGCGTCAGCGTGTCACCGAGGGCGTACTTGCCGGCTGTGCCGCCCGGCATCGACTCGTCGAGCATCACCACGCCGTCGATGAAGTCACGGCCGTTGTTGTAGCCCTTCGGGAAGTACGCCCAGCCGAGCAGGCCACCGCCGATGTTGGCCGCGTACACGTTGAGGGTCTCGGAGTCGCCGGTGTGCAGCGCCTTCTTCATGTCGCGCTCGTTCTTGCCCGGCACGACGGTGTACCAGGCGCTGTTCACCGTCCACGTCGTGTCGACGAGGTCGAACCGGAACGGCGTGTCGGAGGCGTTGGCGGCGGTGCGGCCCGCGAACGAGTCGTTGAGCACCTTCATCTGCGCCGCGATCAGGGTGTTCCACCTGGTCGTCTCGGCAGCGGTGAGCGGGTGGTCGGAGATCATGTGGAAGACCGTCGGCACCGTGACGCTGCCGTTGGCCAGGCGCGGGGCGTCCTTGATGACGCCGTAGGCGTTCGCCTCGTTCTTGGAGTACAGCTCCGGCTCCTGGGCGGTGGCGCCCTCGGCGAGGCGGGCCGCGCCGTGCCCGTGGGCGTCCGGCTCGCACTCGGCGCCACCCGGGGAGACGGGCACGGGCGCCGCCGATACCGCGCCGTAGGCGCCACCGGACGCCAGGAGCGTCGCGGCGGTGGCGGTGAGGACCGCAAGTCGGAAGATCGGTCTCCTGTGCATCGGTGCACCTTTCAGGAGGATGAGGGCGGTGCGGAGTCGACGCGGGGTTGCCACGACCAGGTCGATGGCGTCGTCTTCCCGGTATGAGACCACGCCGATCGCGCATGCAACAGACCTGCGGAAAGGGCCTTTCTTCCCTGTAACGCCAGGGGGCCGGGGAGCGCTGATCGAAGGCGCGCGGGGCGTTCCGCGGGCCGCGCCGCGCCTCTTCGGGACGTACCGGCGAGGCTCGTTTCGTCCTTTCGGACGGCTACGGTCGGCGGACCCGGTAGTAGAGGTGGGTGACCCGGTCGCCCGCGACGACCGTCGGGTCGGACAGCTCGACGGGGGCGTCGCGGACGTGGTCGAAGAACGGTACGCCGTCGCCGAGGAGCACCGGCACCAGGTTGACCCGGATCTCGTCGAGCAGCCCGGCCGCCAGGCACTGGCGGGCGATGCTGCCGCCGTTGACCGCGACCCAGCGCCCGCCGGCCAGCTCGCGGGCCCGCCCGACGGCAGCCTCGACGCCCTCGGTGACGAAGGTGAACGGCGCGCCCGGCCGGGGCCAGCCGTCCGGCACGTGGTGGGTGACGACCACGACCGGCTTGTCCATGGGGTGCCGGCCGTCCCAGCCGCCGACGAGGTCGAACAGCCGCCGGCCGACGACCAGGGCGCCGGTGTCGTCCAGGGTGTGCCGCAGGTGCCCGGCGCTCGCCTGCGAGGTGCGGAACGTCATCTCCGGCTTGGCGGTCGCGGTGGCGACGTCGCCGTTGCCGTACCACTGGAAGAGCCGGTCGAAGCCGGTCTCGCCCGGGCCGGCGATGTAGCCGTCCAGCGACATGCTCGCCTCGGTGTAGACCCCGCCCATCTACAACACCCGGGTGATCTGCTCGGCGGCGATCCGGGCGTCGAGCCGGGCCGGGTCGAGGTTGGCGCAGAGCACCACCGACGCGCCGACGGCCAGCGGGGCCAGCAGCCAGTACACGGGCTGCTCGTGCTCGGCGACGTCGACCAGCAGCCGGTCGCCTGCCCGCAGGTCGAGCCGCTCGGCGACGGCCAGCGCGACGCTGCCCCACTGGCGGTAGCTCGTGCCGTCGGGGCTG encodes:
- a CDS encoding L,D-transpeptidase family protein — protein: MKHVRISSRLVALAVVTLVGAGACTFDPQADGGGGGGPVAAGAAERVTGASGAPGPDQRARPSTAPPKPKVKPTRGTPAPTRPTVKPTRPATRPTTSPSAAGCPQGEHQRAVEAYLARLGGFGRVTVDGRQSAADCAAIKKFQKRYDIRPAHGRAGPTTHDVAKRLATTDTARCRAGSGTTFCIDLTRQTTWVMRNGRVLVKPTVTRTGMPGYRTPAGTFTINYRNVKEWSDPYEVWLPYWQHFTRGMGFHQTTTYLHEKSIGSHGCVNLLPGDAVRFWELGKVGSKVVLVGRRPGT
- a CDS encoding DNA repair helicase XPB, with translation MSGGPLIVQSDKTLLLEIDHPDAQACRMAIAPFAELERSPEHVHTYRLTPLGLWNARAAGHDAEGVVDSLIKYSRYPVPHALLVDVAETMDRYGRLQLANDPAHGLVLRALDRVVLIEVAKSKKLAGMLGAKLDDDTIAVHPSERGRLKQALLKLGWPAEDLAGYVDGEAHPIELAEAGKDGGKPWTLRSYQREAVEAFWAGGSGVVVLPCGAGKTLVGAAAMAEAKATTLILVTNTVAGRQWKRELIARTSLTEEEIGEYSGERKEIRPVTIATYQVLTSRKKGAFTHLDLFGARDWGLVVYDEVHLLPAPIFRFTADLQARRRLGLTATLVREDGREGDVFSLIGPKRYDAPWKDIEQQGWIAPAQCTEVRVTLTDAERMSYATAEAEERYRMAATARTKLPVVKALVDRHPDEQVLVIGGYIDQLHQLGEYLDAPIVQGSTTNKERERLFDAFRSGEVRTLVISKVGNFSIDLPEAAVAIQVSGTFGSRQEEAQRLGRVLRPKADGRQAHFYTVVSRDTIDTEYAAHRQRFLAEQGYAYTIVDADDVLGPKLPTVD
- a CDS encoding type II toxin-antitoxin system HicB family antitoxin — encoded protein: MASIDKVVAAMRTSQQNIACNDLYRACEHYFGKPRQAGSSHAVFKTPWAGDPRVNIQNDKGKAKAYQVRAGAQGDRQEGGHVMQTDPRPEITHYTYRVTWSAEDREFVATCAEFPSLSWLASSQIEALQGLQDLLREVIEDMQEQGEAVPQPFAERSYSGKFNLRVGESLHRELAIQAAEDGMSLNQYVLRKLRAA
- a CDS encoding RNA polymerase sigma-70 factor, with protein sequence MVGTPQTAADDRPDPATEAFLAHRNLLFTVAYEMLGSAADAEDVLQETWLRWAGVDLGTVRDQRAYLVRVTTRQALGRLRTLSRRRESYVGPWLPEPLLTAPDVAEDVALADSVSMAMLLVLETLAPTERAVFVLREVFDLGYDEIAEAVDKNPAAVRQIAHRARAHVAARRPRRVVSAAETRYALDAFQRAVETGDLQSLLDILAPDVVLLGDGGGIKQAVLRPILGADKVARLLAGGWGKVAGTTSWRPAQVNGHPALILHLKGEMDTVLAVRVDGGLITGIYAVRNPEKLSHMERETVLSR
- a CDS encoding carboxymuconolactone decarboxylase family protein, which translates into the protein MDARFNLFDNEVAGKFAKRFANAGLVIQQSPLPKATQELVSLRASQINGCGWCIDMHTKEAAAAGESAVRLNLVAAWRESTVFTEAEQAALALAEEGTRLADAYQGVSDETWAEVRKHYDDDQVAALVALVALINAANRLAVIVHQRGGSYQPGMFAAAFD
- a CDS encoding zinc metalloprotease — protein: MHRRPIFRLAVLTATAATLLASGGAYGAVSAAPVPVSPGGAECEPDAHGHGAARLAEGATAQEPELYSKNEANAYGVIKDAPRLANGSVTVPTVFHMISDHPLTAAETTRWNTLIAAQMKVLNDSFAGRTAANASDTPFRFDLVDTTWTVNSAWYTVVPGKNERDMKKALHTGDSETLNVYAANIGGGLLGWAYFPKGYNNGRDFIDGVVMLDESMPGGTAGKYALGDTLTHEVGHWLMLEHTFAHGCSASGDFVADTPREATPQFNCPVGADTCTAPGLDPIHNFMDYTQDSCMNMFTPGQADRMSDAWVAFRAGGAG
- a CDS encoding dihydrofolate reductase family protein, encoding MGGVYTEASMSLDGYIAGPGETGFDRLFQWYGNGDVATATAKPEMTFRTSQASAGHLRHTLDDTGALVVGRRLFDLVGGWDGRHPMDKPVVVVTHHVPDGWPRPGAPFTFVTEGVEAAVGRARELAGGRWVAVNGGSIARQCLAAGLLDEIRVNLVPVLLGDGVPFFDHVRDAPVELSDPTVVAGDRVTHLYYRVRRP